The following proteins are encoded in a genomic region of Gemmatimonadota bacterium:
- a CDS encoding PBP1A family penicillin-binding protein — MNERFNRILSKTWATLRGATEWVASRPWVWATLLFVFAVGVGLTTGAWRNLCANCPSVAQIHTWEPQETSKVFSHDGRLIAELGIERRTAVTIDALPPHLPQAFIAIEDGRFYTHGGFDPRAILRAVVSRVIPTGLVRSVTGLSLRTGGASTITQQLARNIFVEEVGFDTSLQRKLRELQVALEIERAYTKDQILEAYMNQIYLGPGWYGVQTASRNYFGKDVINLNPAEGALLAAVGNNPGNYSPFRYPEAARSRRNLVLDRMAGEGFLTEAEVDEWKRFPLPTERGYASEGSARYFVETVRQAMQDLFGSDLYTAGYRIFTTLDVGMQRAAEIALERALVAVEARPGYPRAAYAAYMETTPEGEKLASTPYLQGAMIAIEPQTGAIRAYVGGRDFEHSEFDRLRLARRQPGSSFKMFVYASAFSIGIPASFIIADNPYFWEQGPGLEPWAPSNFESNEFLGDMTLREAFRLSINTIAAKLGNDEVGLETIAQTARRLGIRTDIPRFPAMPIGSPDVIPLQLAEAYAAIAALGVRTPAFTVLRVENADGEVVWEPRIERTQALDRLSARMTLSLMETVVDRGTGSSGVRVTAGLPYEVPTGGKTGTTNEGTNVWFVGATPTLQALVWIGMDQPQTIHPLATGGGFAAPAFGEFMRQVYVGDIFPDESSEGGPNQGPILPIPDRWPLDGLITREVDSKTGLLASPWCPRDRAYVEYFIPGTEPTEECDDSVRSAPSSLRWPWR, encoded by the coding sequence GTGAACGAACGGTTCAATCGAATTCTCTCCAAGACCTGGGCTACGCTGCGCGGTGCGACCGAGTGGGTCGCCAGCCGCCCCTGGGTTTGGGCGACCCTTCTTTTCGTGTTCGCGGTCGGGGTGGGATTAACCACCGGGGCGTGGCGAAACCTGTGCGCCAATTGCCCATCCGTCGCCCAGATCCACACCTGGGAGCCGCAGGAGACCTCCAAGGTCTTCAGCCACGACGGACGTCTCATCGCCGAGCTCGGAATCGAACGCCGGACGGCGGTCACGATCGACGCCCTTCCCCCGCACCTCCCCCAGGCCTTCATCGCGATCGAGGACGGCCGGTTCTACACCCATGGCGGCTTCGATCCACGTGCGATTTTGCGTGCGGTGGTCTCCCGCGTGATCCCTACGGGGCTGGTCCGGTCGGTCACGGGGTTGTCGCTCCGGACCGGTGGCGCGAGTACGATCACGCAACAACTCGCCCGGAACATTTTCGTGGAGGAAGTCGGCTTCGATACGAGCCTCCAGCGCAAGCTGAGGGAATTGCAGGTCGCGCTCGAGATCGAACGGGCGTACACGAAAGATCAGATCCTAGAAGCCTACATGAACCAGATCTACCTGGGGCCGGGGTGGTACGGTGTTCAGACGGCATCACGGAACTACTTCGGGAAGGACGTAATCAACCTGAACCCCGCCGAAGGCGCCCTATTGGCCGCAGTCGGAAACAATCCGGGCAATTACTCTCCCTTCCGCTATCCCGAGGCAGCCCGCTCCCGGCGAAATCTGGTCCTCGATCGGATGGCCGGAGAGGGATTCCTGACCGAGGCGGAGGTCGACGAATGGAAGCGCTTCCCGCTTCCGACAGAGCGGGGCTACGCATCCGAGGGCTCGGCTCGGTACTTCGTCGAAACGGTCCGGCAGGCGATGCAGGATCTCTTCGGAAGTGACCTCTATACGGCCGGGTATCGGATCTTCACGACCCTCGATGTCGGGATGCAGCGCGCCGCCGAGATTGCCCTGGAACGTGCCCTTGTCGCGGTCGAGGCGCGCCCCGGGTATCCCCGCGCGGCTTACGCGGCATACATGGAGACGACGCCGGAGGGCGAGAAGCTCGCCTCCACGCCCTATCTCCAGGGCGCGATGATCGCCATCGAGCCCCAGACCGGGGCCATCCGCGCCTACGTGGGGGGACGGGATTTCGAGCACTCGGAGTTCGACCGCCTCCGCCTGGCGCGCAGGCAGCCGGGGTCGTCCTTCAAGATGTTCGTGTACGCCTCGGCATTCTCGATCGGGATCCCCGCATCGTTCATCATCGCGGATAACCCCTACTTCTGGGAGCAAGGGCCCGGTCTGGAACCGTGGGCGCCCAGCAACTTCGAGTCCAACGAGTTCCTGGGAGACATGACGTTGCGCGAGGCTTTCCGGCTGTCCATCAATACGATCGCCGCGAAGCTCGGAAACGACGAGGTGGGGCTCGAGACGATCGCACAGACCGCGCGGCGTCTGGGAATTCGGACCGATATTCCACGCTTTCCGGCGATGCCGATCGGATCCCCCGACGTGATTCCCCTCCAGCTCGCCGAGGCGTACGCCGCCATCGCGGCGCTCGGAGTCCGCACGCCCGCATTCACCGTCCTCCGGGTCGAAAACGCGGACGGTGAGGTGGTTTGGGAGCCGAGGATCGAACGTACGCAGGCGCTCGATCGGCTCAGCGCCCGGATGACATTGAGCCTCATGGAGACCGTCGTGGACCGCGGGACGGGTTCGAGCGGTGTGCGGGTGACCGCCGGGCTCCCGTACGAGGTCCCCACGGGTGGAAAGACGGGAACCACCAACGAAGGCACGAACGTCTGGTTCGTCGGTGCCACTCCGACCCTCCAGGCCCTGGTCTGGATCGGGATGGACCAACCCCAGACGATCCACCCCCTCGCGACCGGGGGCGGATTCGCGGCCCCGGCCTTCGGGGAGTTCATGCGCCAGGTCTATGTGGGGGACATCTTCCCGGACGAATCATCCGAGGGGGGGCCGAACCAGGGCCCGATCCTCCCGATTCCCGACCGCTGGCCCCTCGACGGGCTCATCACCCGCGAGGTTGACTCGAAGACCGGCCTCCTGGCGTCGCCCTGGTGCCCGCGCGACCGCGCCTACGTCGAGTACTTCATCCCGGGCACCGAGCCCACCGAAGAGTGCGACGACTCGGTCCGGAGCGCCCCCTCCTCCCTCCGTTGGCCTTGGCGATGA
- a CDS encoding YtxH domain-containing protein: MAHEEDPQILGFVAGLICGAAIGAGVAILMAPDSGRKTRKRLQKAAVDLRETAADRWDDVAEDVKDRVEEVLDGARKRFS; this comes from the coding sequence ATGGCACACGAGGAAGACCCACAGATCCTCGGATTCGTCGCAGGATTGATTTGCGGGGCCGCCATCGGAGCCGGAGTCGCGATCCTCATGGCCCCGGACTCCGGAAGAAAGACGCGGAAACGGCTTCAGAAGGCTGCAGTGGACCTTCGGGAAACGGCCGCCGACCGCTGGGACGATGTCGCTGAGGATGTGAAGGACCGCGTCGAGGAAGTCCTGGATGGGGCCCGGAAGCGGTTTTCCTGA
- a CDS encoding V4R domain-containing protein, giving the protein MTRRVTIERDLTLPAATLFHLRRAIQTEVGVREATHALHEAGFAAGEDFFQGFAREIGADPAALTEAVFWQELDRYFDARGWGRLEQERIHPAFGFLRARSWGESNPTLNGDEELGCAFSAGVFAYILGRVGGGPIAVLEAGCRSRGDDECSFLVGSEGAIQSAYGHLLSGDALDAALARI; this is encoded by the coding sequence GTGACCCGACGTGTGACAATCGAACGGGACCTGACCCTTCCCGCGGCGACTCTTTTTCACCTGCGCCGGGCAATCCAGACAGAGGTCGGCGTGCGCGAAGCGACCCACGCGCTCCACGAAGCGGGATTCGCCGCGGGGGAAGACTTCTTCCAGGGGTTCGCGCGGGAAATCGGTGCCGATCCCGCGGCCCTCACGGAAGCTGTCTTTTGGCAAGAGCTGGATCGGTACTTCGACGCGCGTGGGTGGGGACGCCTGGAACAGGAGAGAATCCATCCGGCGTTCGGGTTTCTGCGAGCCCGCTCCTGGGGCGAAAGCAACCCTACGCTCAATGGTGACGAAGAGCTCGGGTGCGCTTTCTCCGCCGGAGTTTTTGCCTACATCCTCGGACGCGTCGGCGGCGGACCCATCGCGGTCCTGGAAGCGGGATGCCGAAGCCGGGGAGACGACGAGTGCTCCTTTCTCGTTGGCTCGGAAGGCGCGATCCAATCCGCCTATGGCCACCTCCTCAGCGGCGACGCGCTGGATGCGGCCCTCGCCCGGATCTGA
- the ruvX gene encoding Holliday junction resolvase RuvX: protein MQEGAPFPLLPVRALGVDFGEARIGLALSDETGTLATPLATIRRRPGKRPPFKAMEEVARRCGVEAIVFGLPLELSGEDSEWSHEVRAVAAKFGERLGLPVHLVDERMSSVRAERMVRSSGLPLHKREEKGRVDGAAAAILLQEWLDRRRRVP, encoded by the coding sequence GTGCAGGAAGGCGCGCCCTTCCCGCTCCTCCCCGTGCGAGCCCTGGGCGTGGACTTTGGCGAAGCGAGGATCGGACTCGCCCTCTCCGACGAGACGGGAACGCTGGCGACCCCCCTCGCGACCATTCGGCGGCGTCCCGGAAAGCGCCCACCCTTCAAGGCCATGGAAGAGGTGGCGCGCCGCTGCGGCGTCGAGGCGATCGTCTTTGGACTTCCGCTGGAGCTCTCCGGGGAGGATTCCGAATGGAGCCACGAAGTCCGAGCTGTCGCAGCGAAGTTCGGCGAGAGGCTCGGACTCCCCGTCCACCTCGTGGACGAGCGGATGAGCTCGGTCCGGGCCGAACGGATGGTCCGCTCGTCGGGGCTCCCCCTCCACAAGCGCGAAGAAAAGGGACGGGTGGACGGAGCGGCCGCGGCAATCCTTCTCCAGGAGTGGCTCGACCGGCGACGGAGAGTGCCATGA